From one Luteipulveratus mongoliensis genomic stretch:
- a CDS encoding PadR family transcriptional regulator, which translates to MSIKHSLLALLASNPMYGAQLRQEFESRTGGTWPLNVGQVYTTLSRLERDGFVEGSGEADDEGRIAYRLTTEGRAEVDRWWAAPVDRQQTPRDELAIKLALAVTLPGVDVPRVVQTQRTSTMRHLRDLTRLKADAGDDLAWSLVLESLVFQAEAEIRWLDHVESRLVQVRPRTPAPGLITASREPSDRRTTVVDSTRGARS; encoded by the coding sequence ATGTCGATCAAGCACTCGCTGCTGGCGTTGCTCGCCAGCAACCCGATGTACGGCGCGCAGCTGCGCCAGGAGTTCGAGTCACGCACCGGTGGCACCTGGCCGCTCAACGTCGGACAGGTCTACACGACGCTGTCCCGACTGGAGCGCGACGGCTTCGTCGAAGGGTCTGGGGAGGCCGATGACGAGGGTCGGATCGCGTACCGGCTGACGACTGAGGGCCGCGCCGAGGTCGACCGCTGGTGGGCCGCGCCGGTCGACCGGCAGCAGACGCCGCGAGACGAGCTCGCCATCAAGCTGGCTCTCGCCGTCACGCTGCCCGGCGTCGATGTGCCACGCGTCGTGCAGACCCAGCGCACCTCCACGATGCGCCACCTGCGCGACCTCACCCGGCTCAAGGCGGATGCCGGCGACGACCTCGCGTGGAGCCTCGTGCTGGAGAGCCTGGTGTTCCAGGCGGAGGCAGAGATCCGCTGGCTGGACCACGTCGAGTCCCGGCTCGTCCAGGTCAGGCCCCGTACGCCGGCGCCCGGGTTGATCACCGCGTCCCGGGAGCCAAGCGACCGACGTACGACGGTGGTCGACTCGACGAGGGGCGCGCGGTCATGA
- a CDS encoding NAD(P)H-quinone oxidoreductase, whose translation MKAITIPEFGDEDALSLAEVPTPELRDGEVLVDVAAAGVNRADLVQRQGFYPPPEGESELPGLEVSGTISAVAAGVEGWQVGDQVCALLAGGGYAEQVAVPAGQLLPVPSGVDLIDAAALPEVTCTVWSNVFLTANLQPDEVLLIHGGSSGIGTMAIQLAKAVGARVAVTAGTQDKLEACAALGAEILINYKEQDFVTEIAAATDKAGANVILDVMGAKYLDRNLDALATNGRLIVIGMQGGLVGELNLSKLMSKRAAVIATSLRARPKAEKATIVAAVREHVWPMISAGEVRPVVYKRLPLAQAGDAHRLIAESSHIGKVLLTT comes from the coding sequence GTGAAGGCGATCACGATCCCGGAGTTCGGCGATGAGGACGCACTGTCCCTCGCCGAGGTGCCCACCCCTGAGCTGCGCGACGGCGAGGTGCTGGTCGATGTTGCGGCGGCGGGCGTGAATCGTGCGGATCTCGTTCAACGCCAAGGGTTTTACCCGCCACCAGAGGGCGAGTCGGAGCTGCCGGGCCTGGAGGTCAGCGGGACGATCAGCGCCGTGGCGGCGGGCGTCGAAGGGTGGCAGGTCGGCGACCAGGTGTGCGCCTTGCTCGCCGGCGGTGGCTACGCCGAGCAGGTCGCGGTGCCCGCCGGCCAGCTCCTGCCGGTCCCGTCGGGCGTCGACCTGATCGATGCGGCCGCGCTGCCTGAGGTGACGTGCACGGTCTGGTCCAACGTCTTCCTGACCGCCAACCTCCAGCCCGACGAGGTCCTCCTCATCCACGGTGGGTCGAGCGGCATCGGCACGATGGCGATCCAGCTCGCCAAGGCCGTCGGCGCTCGGGTGGCCGTGACGGCCGGCACCCAGGACAAGCTCGAGGCGTGCGCGGCCCTCGGCGCGGAGATCCTGATCAACTACAAGGAGCAGGACTTCGTCACCGAGATCGCCGCTGCCACGGACAAGGCCGGCGCCAACGTGATCCTCGACGTGATGGGCGCGAAGTACCTCGACCGCAACCTCGACGCACTCGCCACGAACGGGCGGCTGATCGTGATCGGCATGCAGGGCGGCCTGGTCGGTGAGCTCAACCTGAGCAAGCTGATGAGCAAGCGCGCGGCTGTCATCGCAACCTCATTGCGTGCCCGACCGAAGGCCGAGAAGGCGACCATCGTGGCTGCCGTCCGCGAGCACGTCTGGCCGATGATCAGCGCCGGCGAGGTCCGCCCGGTCGTCTACAAGCGGCTGCCCCTCGCCCAGGCCGGCGACGCACACCGACTGATCGCCGAGTCCTCCCACATCGGCAAGGTCCTGCTGACCACCTGA
- the mobA gene encoding molybdenum cofactor guanylyltransferase → MSDVTAVVLCGGRSSRFGADKTRAPFSGTTVLDHLLDALPADWPIIAVGEQRRTARIVTWTRESPAFAGPLAGLAAALDAVASPTIVVIAGDMPYAGRAAQALVDELARGQTDAVLATDPSGRRQPLLAAYRTDAVRAALPQPTTEVPMMRLLDALTVSELAMDADATADIDEPADLDRLDQSGSSPTK, encoded by the coding sequence ATGAGTGACGTGACCGCCGTGGTGCTCTGCGGCGGTCGCTCATCCCGCTTCGGCGCCGACAAGACTCGCGCCCCTTTCAGTGGCACCACCGTCCTGGACCACCTGCTCGATGCGCTCCCCGCGGACTGGCCGATCATCGCTGTCGGCGAGCAGCGGCGTACGGCCCGGATCGTCACCTGGACCCGCGAATCACCAGCATTTGCAGGCCCACTCGCCGGTCTCGCAGCCGCCCTCGATGCGGTCGCCAGCCCAACGATCGTCGTCATCGCCGGCGATATGCCGTACGCCGGCCGCGCGGCGCAAGCGCTCGTCGACGAGCTCGCGCGGGGCCAGACTGACGCTGTCCTCGCGACCGATCCGAGCGGGAGGCGGCAGCCGCTCCTGGCGGCCTATCGGACCGATGCCGTACGTGCCGCACTCCCCCAGCCGACCACCGAAGTACCGATGATGCGGCTCCTCGATGCCCTCACCGTGAGCGAGCTGGCGATGGACGCCGACGCGACCGCCGACATCGACGAACCGGCCGATCTCGACCGGCTCGATCAGTCGGGCAGCTCGCCCACCAAGTAG
- a CDS encoding IclR family transcriptional regulator produces MSNAPAAVQAISVLQLLARHAEPMPAAAIARDLGLPRSSTYHLLNVLRDAGFVSHLGDDQRWGLGVAAFELGSAYSRQAPLQRISRPVLARLIDQTTHNAHLVVLHGRDVLYVIEERAPGRPSLVTDVGVRLPAQLTASGLSILAALPPQQVRALYPSRDDFVQRHGQGPMSLTALRSELSQVRTRGYAVEQDSVTPGLASVGAAVLDHNGHPAAGLAVTFPHERATEEERAAAISAVRRAAADLSRRLGHR; encoded by the coding sequence ATGAGCAATGCACCAGCGGCCGTTCAGGCGATCTCCGTGCTGCAGCTGCTCGCCCGGCACGCTGAGCCGATGCCGGCCGCCGCGATCGCCCGTGATCTCGGGCTACCGCGGTCATCGACGTACCACCTGCTCAACGTGCTGCGCGACGCCGGCTTCGTCAGCCACCTCGGCGACGACCAGCGCTGGGGACTCGGCGTCGCGGCGTTCGAGCTCGGCTCCGCCTACTCGAGACAGGCTCCGCTCCAGCGGATCTCCCGTCCCGTGCTCGCGCGCCTCATCGACCAGACGACCCACAACGCCCACCTCGTCGTACTCCACGGACGCGATGTCCTCTACGTCATCGAGGAGCGCGCCCCGGGGCGCCCGTCCCTGGTCACCGACGTCGGCGTACGACTGCCCGCACAGCTCACCGCGTCCGGACTCTCGATCCTCGCCGCGCTGCCTCCACAGCAGGTCCGCGCGCTCTATCCGTCGCGCGACGACTTCGTACAGCGCCACGGACAGGGGCCGATGTCACTCACGGCCCTGCGCTCGGAGCTGTCACAGGTTCGGACGCGCGGGTACGCCGTCGAGCAGGACTCCGTCACGCCCGGTCTCGCGTCGGTGGGCGCGGCAGTGCTCGACCACAACGGGCACCCTGCGGCCGGGCTCGCCGTCACGTTCCCGCACGAGCGGGCGACCGAAGAGGAGCGCGCGGCAGCGATCTCAGCCGTACGCCGCGCCGCCGCCGACCTGTCCCGTCGCCTCGGCCACCGCTGA
- the hutH gene encoding histidine ammonia-lyase, which produces MTSNIATRTGVMIGTGPLSFDDVVAVARHDAPVRLSDEALDAVRRARTVIEDLASDAIPHYGISTGFGALATRHIPLDLRAQLQRSLVRSHAAGSGPEVEREVIRATMLLRLSTLATGHTGVREETAQAYANLLNAGLTPVVHEYGSLGCSGDLAPLAHCALAVMGEGQVRDREGNLLDTAEALRDNGIQPVQLAEKEGLALINGTDGMLGMLVLAITDLRRLLKTADVTAAMSVEGLLGTDDVFAEDLHAIRPHPGQALSAANLRKIMADSPIRESHRDPEACTRVQDAYSLRCSPQVAGGARDTVEYAAQVASRELASAIDNPVVTRDGRVESNGNFHGAPVAYVLDFLAIVAADLASISERRTDRFLDKARNHGLNPFLADDPGVDSGHMIAQYTQAAIVSEMKRLANPASVDSIPSSAMQEDHVSMGWSAARKLRRSVDGLTRVLAIELLTAARGLDMRTPLKPAPATAAVVAVLRETTEGPGTDRHLAPEIENAVQLVATGDALAAVETVTGPLQ; this is translated from the coding sequence ATGACCAGCAACATCGCCACCCGCACCGGCGTCATGATCGGCACCGGACCGCTGTCCTTCGACGATGTGGTGGCCGTCGCCCGCCATGACGCACCCGTGCGGCTCTCCGACGAAGCGCTCGATGCCGTACGCCGGGCGCGCACCGTGATCGAGGATCTCGCCTCCGATGCCATCCCGCACTACGGCATCTCGACCGGCTTCGGCGCACTGGCCACGCGGCACATCCCACTCGACCTGCGCGCTCAGCTGCAGCGCAGCCTGGTCCGCTCCCACGCGGCCGGTTCCGGGCCCGAGGTCGAGCGCGAGGTCATCCGCGCGACGATGCTGCTGCGCCTGTCGACTCTCGCGACCGGTCACACCGGCGTACGCGAGGAGACGGCACAGGCGTACGCCAACCTGCTCAACGCCGGGCTCACCCCCGTCGTGCACGAGTACGGCTCGCTCGGCTGCTCCGGCGACCTCGCCCCACTCGCGCACTGTGCGCTCGCGGTGATGGGCGAGGGGCAGGTGCGCGACCGCGAAGGCAATCTGCTCGACACGGCAGAAGCGTTGCGCGACAACGGTATTCAGCCGGTCCAGCTTGCCGAGAAGGAGGGCCTCGCTCTCATCAACGGCACCGACGGCATGCTCGGGATGCTGGTGCTCGCGATCACCGATCTCCGGCGCCTGCTCAAGACCGCTGACGTCACGGCGGCTATGTCGGTCGAGGGTCTGCTCGGCACGGATGACGTCTTCGCGGAGGACCTCCACGCGATCCGCCCGCACCCGGGTCAGGCGCTGAGTGCCGCCAACCTGCGAAAGATCATGGCGGACAGTCCTATTCGCGAGTCACACCGTGACCCCGAGGCGTGCACCCGCGTACAGGACGCCTACTCGCTGCGCTGCTCGCCCCAAGTTGCCGGCGGTGCGCGCGACACCGTCGAGTACGCCGCCCAGGTCGCCTCCCGCGAGCTCGCCTCCGCGATCGACAACCCGGTCGTCACCCGTGATGGCCGCGTCGAGTCCAACGGCAACTTCCATGGCGCGCCCGTCGCGTACGTCCTCGACTTCCTCGCGATCGTCGCCGCCGATCTGGCCAGCATCAGCGAGCGACGGACCGACCGGTTCCTGGACAAGGCGCGCAACCACGGGCTCAACCCGTTCCTGGCCGACGACCCCGGCGTCGACTCGGGGCACATGATCGCCCAGTACACCCAGGCCGCGATCGTCTCCGAGATGAAGCGCCTCGCCAACCCCGCATCGGTCGACTCGATCCCATCGAGCGCGATGCAGGAGGACCATGTGTCGATGGGGTGGTCCGCAGCACGCAAGCTGCGCCGCTCGGTCGACGGCCTCACCCGCGTACTCGCCATCGAATTGCTCACTGCTGCAAGGGGACTCGATATGCGCACACCGCTCAAACCGGCACCTGCAACGGCGGCTGTCGTCGCCGTGCTTCGTGAGACCACGGAAGGACCAGGCACGGACCGACATCTCGCACCCGAGATCGAGAACGCCGTCCAGCTGGTCGCCACCGGTGATGCCTTAGCCGCCGTCGAGACCGTGACGGGACCGCTCCAGTGA
- a CDS encoding NUDIX hydrolase, giving the protein MSPAPGKVRVAAYGVCIRDGRILLVHQVSRGPAQHKWTLPGGGLDFGESPADGVRREVREETGCDAVVGAVIGVDDNVYMTPDGTERHGIGLLFEAAVDTEPVAPNDGEIDQVGWFDLNDLPEEITSGVVMAAELSRAALADRPD; this is encoded by the coding sequence GTGAGCCCCGCACCGGGCAAGGTCCGGGTCGCCGCGTACGGCGTGTGCATCCGCGACGGCCGGATCCTCCTCGTCCACCAGGTCTCGCGAGGCCCGGCGCAGCACAAGTGGACTCTCCCGGGCGGCGGCCTGGACTTCGGGGAGAGTCCGGCAGACGGCGTACGACGTGAAGTCCGTGAGGAGACTGGCTGCGACGCCGTGGTCGGTGCAGTGATCGGCGTCGACGACAACGTCTACATGACTCCGGACGGCACCGAACGGCACGGCATCGGCCTGCTGTTCGAGGCTGCGGTCGACACCGAGCCGGTCGCGCCGAACGACGGAGAGATCGACCAGGTCGGATGGTTCGACCTCAACGACCTGCCCGAGGAGATCACGTCCGGCGTCGTGATGGCCGCTGAGCTGAGCCGGGCCGCGCTCGCCGATCGTCCGGACTGA
- the hutU gene encoding urocanate hydratase codes for MQGARPVRANRGTQLTTRSWTTEAPLRMLQNNLDPEVAERPDDLVVYGGTGRAARDWKSFDAMVRTLTTLKPDETMLVQSGKPVGVMQTHEWAPRVLIANSNLVGDWANWPEFRRLEHLGLTMYGQMTAGSWIYIGTQGIVQGTYETFAAIADKRFNGTLAGTLTLTGGCGGMGGAQPLAITLNGGASIVVDVDETRLRRRVEHRYLDEVANDLDDAVEKALKAKNEKRGWSVGVVGNAAEVFPELLRRGVPIDIVTDQTSAHDPLSYLPEGIGLEEWHEYAEKKPEEFTDRARASMAKHVQAMVEFQDAGAEVFDYGNSIRDEARQGGYDRAFEFPGFVPAYIRPLFCEGKGPFRWAALSGDPKDIAATDRAVLRLFPDNERLHTWIKGAQERIAFQGLPARICWLGQGERDKAGLAFNDLVKSGEISAPIVIGRDHLDTGSVASPYRETEAMADGSDAIADWPLLNALVNTSSGASWVSIHHGGGVGIGRSLHAGQVSLADGTDLAAEKLARVLTNDPAMGVIRHVDAGYDIADRTAEQQGIRVPMNES; via the coding sequence ATGCAAGGCGCCAGGCCCGTACGGGCGAACCGAGGGACCCAGCTGACGACGCGTTCGTGGACCACCGAGGCTCCGCTGCGCATGCTGCAGAACAACCTCGACCCCGAGGTGGCCGAGCGCCCGGACGACCTGGTTGTCTACGGCGGCACCGGCCGTGCGGCGCGCGACTGGAAGTCGTTCGACGCCATGGTCCGCACGCTGACCACGCTCAAGCCGGACGAGACCATGCTGGTCCAGTCGGGCAAGCCCGTCGGTGTGATGCAGACGCACGAGTGGGCGCCCCGCGTGCTCATCGCGAACTCGAATCTCGTTGGAGACTGGGCGAACTGGCCCGAGTTCCGCCGCCTCGAGCACCTCGGTCTCACGATGTACGGCCAGATGACCGCGGGTTCGTGGATCTACATCGGCACCCAGGGCATCGTCCAGGGCACCTACGAGACGTTCGCCGCGATCGCCGACAAGCGGTTCAACGGGACCCTCGCCGGCACGCTCACCCTGACGGGCGGCTGCGGCGGCATGGGCGGCGCTCAGCCCCTGGCGATCACGCTCAACGGTGGCGCGAGCATCGTCGTGGACGTCGACGAGACGCGTCTGCGTCGCCGGGTCGAGCACCGCTACCTCGACGAGGTGGCCAACGATCTCGATGACGCGGTCGAGAAGGCGCTGAAGGCCAAGAACGAGAAGCGCGGCTGGTCCGTCGGCGTCGTCGGCAATGCGGCTGAGGTCTTCCCCGAGCTGCTGCGTCGCGGCGTGCCCATCGACATCGTCACCGACCAGACGTCGGCGCACGACCCGCTGTCGTACCTCCCCGAGGGCATCGGCCTCGAGGAGTGGCACGAGTACGCCGAGAAGAAGCCCGAGGAGTTCACCGACCGGGCGCGGGCGTCGATGGCCAAGCACGTGCAGGCGATGGTGGAGTTCCAGGACGCCGGTGCCGAGGTCTTCGACTACGGCAACTCGATCCGCGATGAGGCCCGCCAGGGTGGGTACGACCGGGCGTTCGAGTTCCCAGGGTTCGTACCGGCGTACATCCGGCCGTTGTTCTGTGAGGGCAAGGGCCCGTTCCGCTGGGCCGCGCTGTCCGGTGACCCGAAGGACATCGCCGCCACCGACCGCGCCGTGCTCAGGCTGTTCCCGGACAACGAGCGGCTGCACACCTGGATCAAGGGTGCGCAGGAGCGAATTGCGTTCCAGGGATTGCCTGCTCGCATCTGCTGGCTCGGTCAGGGTGAGCGCGACAAGGCGGGCTTGGCGTTCAACGACCTGGTCAAGAGCGGTGAGATCTCCGCGCCGATCGTCATCGGTCGTGACCACCTCGACACCGGCTCCGTCGCGTCGCCGTACCGCGAAACCGAAGCAATGGCAGACGGATCCGACGCGATCGCCGACTGGCCGCTGCTCAACGCCCTGGTCAACACGTCGTCCGGCGCGAGCTGGGTGTCGATCCACCACGGCGGTGGCGTCGGCATCGGCCGCTCGCTGCACGCCGGCCAGGTCAGCCTCGCCGACGGCACCGACCTCGCGGCCGAAAAGCTGGCGCGGGTGCTGACGAACGACCCGGCCATGGGCGTCATCAGGCACGTCGACGCCGGCTACGACATCGCCGACCGGACTGCCGAGCAGCAGGGCATCCGCGTCCCGATGAACGAGAGCTGA
- a CDS encoding purine-cytosine permease family protein, which yields MGTGTTIERRTIDPVPDSERHGSPRNQFTLWFGANMQITAVVDGALAVVFGAHAVWAIVGLLIGNLAGGAVMALHSAQGPRLGLPQMISSRAQFGVLGAALPLVLVIVMYLGFAATGTVLSGQAINKILHVDASWVGIVIFGLLTFVVAAFGYRWIHALGKVASVLGILGFAYLTIKLFADQGASTLLGHPEFDGVAFLLAIALGAGWQLTFGPYVADYSRYLPANTPERTTFWATLAGSVLGSMWSMSLGALIASVPKSGFLDNQVGYVGDLAGGGAIAFVIYLVIVVGKLTVNTLNAYGGSMTMLTTATAFTRSNIVRPVVRMACVFAFLAVSVVIALAASADFLDNFKNFVLLLLMVFTPWSAINLVDYYLVSRERVDIPALFDQNGRYGAWNVTALVTYVVGVLAQIPFLAQSLYTGPITDALGGADISWIVGLVLTGAIYYPWARRTSNPPEAMIEPVREPALS from the coding sequence ATGGGCACCGGCACCACGATCGAACGTCGCACCATCGACCCGGTCCCCGACAGTGAGCGACATGGGAGCCCGCGCAACCAGTTCACGCTCTGGTTCGGGGCCAACATGCAGATCACTGCGGTGGTCGACGGTGCGCTGGCCGTGGTGTTCGGTGCGCACGCGGTCTGGGCAATCGTCGGACTGCTCATCGGCAACCTCGCCGGCGGTGCCGTCATGGCGCTGCACTCGGCGCAGGGTCCGCGGCTCGGCCTGCCCCAGATGATCAGCAGCAGAGCGCAGTTCGGCGTCTTGGGTGCTGCGCTGCCGCTCGTGCTGGTGATCGTCATGTACCTCGGGTTCGCCGCCACCGGCACAGTCCTGTCGGGGCAGGCGATCAACAAGATCCTGCACGTCGACGCCTCGTGGGTCGGGATCGTGATCTTCGGGTTGCTGACGTTCGTGGTGGCCGCGTTCGGCTATCGCTGGATCCATGCGCTCGGCAAGGTCGCCAGCGTGCTCGGCATCCTCGGCTTCGCCTACCTCACCATCAAGCTGTTCGCCGACCAGGGCGCCTCGACGCTGCTCGGCCACCCGGAGTTCGACGGCGTGGCGTTCTTGCTCGCGATCGCGCTCGGCGCCGGCTGGCAGCTGACGTTCGGGCCGTACGTCGCCGACTACTCGCGCTATCTGCCCGCGAACACCCCTGAGCGCACCACGTTTTGGGCGACCCTCGCCGGCAGCGTGCTCGGCTCGATGTGGTCGATGTCGCTAGGCGCACTCATCGCATCGGTGCCCAAGAGCGGCTTCCTCGACAACCAGGTCGGCTACGTCGGCGACCTCGCCGGCGGAGGCGCGATCGCGTTCGTCATCTACCTCGTGATCGTGGTCGGCAAGCTGACGGTCAACACGCTCAACGCGTACGGCGGGTCGATGACGATGCTGACCACGGCGACGGCGTTCACGCGCAGCAACATTGTGCGCCCGGTCGTACGCATGGCGTGCGTCTTCGCGTTCCTTGCCGTCTCCGTGGTGATCGCCCTGGCTGCCAGCGCCGACTTCCTCGACAACTTCAAGAACTTCGTGCTGCTCCTGCTGATGGTGTTCACGCCGTGGAGCGCGATCAACCTGGTCGACTACTACCTGGTCTCGCGCGAACGCGTAGACATACCAGCACTTTTCGATCAGAATGGTCGGTACGGTGCCTGGAACGTCACGGCACTCGTCACCTATGTCGTCGGTGTTCTCGCGCAGATCCCGTTCCTCGCGCAGTCGCTCTACACCGGCCCGATCACGGATGCCCTTGGTGGCGCTGACATCTCGTGGATCGTCGGGTTGGTGCTGACCGGGGCGATCTACTACCCCTGGGCGCGCCGGACCAGCAACCCGCCCGAGGCGATGATCGAGCCCGTTCGAGAGCCCGCCTTGTCCTGA
- a CDS encoding 12-oxophytodienoate reductase, translated as MTAISLEPAQLNPATRGLFEPTTMAGIPLQTSFAMAPMTREQSPDGVPTSAVADYYRRRAEGGVGLIITEGILVDHESAGHETDIPRLSRPASAAGWKQVVDEVHATGGAILAQLWHQGSERSADAGPVWTPSGVREDGRPCGRAITIADIDHLISLYADAARAAHGAGFDGVEIHAAHGYLLDEFLWAATNRRTDRYGGSADGRTRLVTEIVAAVRDATTPNFPVGVRFSQFKEREFAARIASTPDELSRLLTPWVEAGASMLHASTRRLWEPAFDGSARTLAGWAKAITGLPTIAVGSVGLTADGVHDGPSTTTLAAISALRDSGELDLVALGRALLANPAWVRHVGAGRLDELVDYRKEQESVFA; from the coding sequence ATGACCGCGATTTCACTAGAGCCCGCACAGCTGAACCCGGCTACTCGGGGCCTCTTCGAGCCCACGACCATGGCCGGCATCCCGCTGCAGACGTCGTTCGCGATGGCACCGATGACGCGCGAGCAGTCACCAGATGGTGTGCCGACCTCGGCCGTCGCCGACTACTACCGGCGCCGTGCCGAAGGCGGCGTCGGCCTGATCATCACCGAGGGCATCCTCGTCGACCACGAGAGCGCCGGCCACGAGACGGACATCCCGCGTCTCTCCCGTCCCGCATCCGCCGCCGGCTGGAAGCAGGTCGTCGACGAGGTCCACGCCACGGGCGGCGCGATCCTGGCGCAGCTGTGGCATCAGGGCAGCGAGCGATCGGCCGATGCCGGGCCTGTCTGGACGCCGTCGGGGGTCCGCGAGGACGGTCGGCCCTGCGGTCGGGCCATCACCATCGCCGACATCGACCACCTCATCAGCCTGTACGCCGACGCGGCCCGGGCAGCGCACGGCGCCGGTTTCGACGGGGTCGAGATCCACGCGGCGCACGGTTACCTGCTGGACGAGTTCCTGTGGGCGGCGACGAACCGGCGTACTGACCGATACGGAGGCTCTGCGGATGGCCGCACCCGCCTGGTGACCGAGATCGTGGCCGCCGTCCGCGACGCGACGACGCCGAACTTCCCTGTGGGAGTGAGGTTCTCGCAGTTCAAGGAACGTGAGTTCGCGGCCAGGATTGCATCGACGCCGGATGAGCTCTCGCGTCTCCTGACACCGTGGGTCGAGGCCGGCGCGAGCATGCTGCACGCCTCCACGCGGCGCCTCTGGGAGCCGGCGTTCGACGGCTCGGCGCGTACGCTCGCCGGCTGGGCGAAGGCGATCACCGGTCTGCCGACAATTGCCGTCGGCTCTGTGGGACTGACCGCGGATGGCGTGCACGACGGGCCATCCACGACAACGCTCGCAGCGATCAGTGCTCTCAGAGACTCGGGCGAGCTCGACCTGGTCGCCCTCGGACGAGCGCTGCTGGCCAACCCGGCGTGGGTGCGACACGTCGGTGCTGGGCGGCTCGACGAGCTGGTCGACTACCGCAAGGAGCAGGAGTCCGTTTTCGCCTGA
- a CDS encoding MerR family transcriptional regulator: MRIGDLSAATGASPRSLRYYEQQGLMASQRSPSGQRLYADATIERVRLIRNLLGAGLSSDTIREVLPCVADESIRTPWLAERLEAEQSRIEEQMACLSATRDALGAVIERYRVEGSPAEDSAADREVTPAR, from the coding sequence ATGCGTATCGGCGATCTGTCCGCAGCGACGGGTGCCAGCCCGCGATCGCTGCGCTACTACGAGCAGCAGGGCCTCATGGCGAGTCAACGGAGTCCGAGCGGCCAGCGGCTCTATGCCGACGCGACGATCGAGCGCGTCCGCCTCATCCGCAACCTGCTCGGCGCCGGCCTGTCCAGCGACACCATCCGCGAGGTGCTGCCGTGCGTCGCGGACGAGTCCATCCGTACGCCGTGGCTGGCCGAGCGCCTCGAGGCCGAGCAGTCCCGGATCGAGGAGCAGATGGCGTGTCTGAGCGCCACCCGCGATGCGCTGGGCGCGGTCATCGAGCGCTACCGGGTTGAGGGCTCGCCGGCCGAGGACTCCGCGGCCGACCGGGAGGTCACGCCGGCTCGGTGA
- a CDS encoding aminoacyl-tRNA deacylase — translation MTVTSGEERVSAALRESGIEHTITRHGPVGSLAEAAEARGIQPRDIVKTLVVRRGEGDFIFVLVPGDRQISWPKLRALLGVSRLSMPDAETARGATGYERGTITPFGSTTAWPVVADATIAGRTVSLGAGAHGVAVTTAADDVVRVLEAQVADVTEPA, via the coding sequence GTGACTGTGACTTCTGGCGAAGAGCGTGTGTCCGCTGCGCTGCGTGAGTCAGGTATCGAGCACACGATCACCCGCCACGGACCGGTCGGTTCACTCGCCGAGGCAGCCGAGGCTCGCGGGATCCAGCCCCGCGACATCGTCAAGACGCTCGTGGTCCGACGCGGCGAGGGCGACTTCATCTTCGTGCTCGTGCCCGGCGACCGCCAGATCTCCTGGCCCAAGCTGCGGGCGCTGCTCGGCGTGAGCCGACTGTCCATGCCGGACGCCGAAACCGCCCGGGGCGCAACGGGTTACGAGCGCGGCACGATCACGCCGTTCGGCTCGACCACAGCGTGGCCGGTCGTCGCCGACGCCACGATCGCCGGTCGTACGGTCTCGCTCGGCGCGGGAGCCCACGGAGTCGCCGTGACCACGGCAGCCGACGACGTCGTACGCGTGCTGGAGGCTCAGGTGGCCGACGTCACCGAGCCGGCGTGA